From a region of the Heliangelus exortis chromosome 19, bHelExo1.hap1, whole genome shotgun sequence genome:
- the INPP5J gene encoding phosphatidylinositol 4,5-bisphosphate 5-phosphatase A isoform X2, which produces MEPARRGSADQGSAAASGSRAGPPRGPGPAASPARPVPFVPGGSARPRPDSGAAVPFLGGGGVVPGGRRRSRPDCSGDLFPYGCPRPAGSQRGEPEESVPGWAAKPLPLEVGRAQPEGAGGSHAFSLPTLLPPSPAAPPARPAVPSPAAPGPALGWPAFPELGPLEQAAAGRPLPTERREMLPKAESSDHISAWASSSPRSAGLPKAVSSEFIAGGRVGLSKPAALSKPEPEEQPLFGRSLGLPGSSGSCDSLPGCSGRGPEHGAFRITVVTWNVGTAMPPNDVTSLLHLNTGETNDADMIAIGLQEVNSKINKRLKDALFTDQWSELFMDVLSPFHFVLVSTVRMQGVILLVFAKYYHLPFLQDIQTDCTRTGLGGYWGNKGGVSVRLSVFGHMICFLNCHLPAHLEKAEQRKEDFATILHMQQFDGHAASGILDHDLVFWFGDLNFRIESLDIRFVKYAIDSNILSQLWEKDQLNIAKSTWPVLSGFQEGPLNFPPTFKFDVGTNKYDSSAKKRKPAWTDRILWKIKSPSAGLGAGGRRPSRSILSVSQLCYCSHMEYTVSDHKPVAAIFAVQFVSKADKPLVEIYVADEWSRPEQAVVRYKMAAGFHRSSWDWIGLYRVGFRHPKDYMSYVWARSDDGERCLEKQLCAQVVFSEEALPKGKGEYILGYYSNTSSSIAGVTEPFQ; this is translated from the exons ATGGAGCCGGCCCGGCGGGGCAGCGCGGACCAGGGCTCGGCCGCCGCCTCGGGGTCCCGGGCCGGCCCCCCGCGGGGCCCCGGGCCCGCCGCCTCCCCCGCACGGCCGGTGCCCTTCGTCCCTGGGggctcggcccggccccggCCTGACAGCGGAGCGGCTGTGCCATTCCTCGGGGGTGGCGGCGTTGTCCCGGGCGGCCGTCGGCGCTCCCGGCCGGACTGCTCCGGCGACCTTTTCCCCTACGGCTGCCCCCGGCCCGCGGGGTCACAGCGCGGTGAGCCCGAGGAGAGCGTCCCGGGCTGGGCTGCCAAGCCCCTGCCGCTGGAGGTGGGCCGGGCCCAGCCGGAGGGAGCCGGCGGGTCCCACGCCTTCTCGCTGCCGACCCTGCTGCCGCCCAGCCCGGCTGCGCCCCCGGCCCGTCCAGCCGTGCCGTCCCCGGCGGCTCCCGGCCCGGCACTGGGCTGGCCCGCCTTCCCCGAGCTCGGTCCCCTGGAGCAGGCAGCCGCTGGGAGACCGCTGCCCACCGAGCGGAGGGAGATGCTTCCCAAGGCGGAGTCCAGCGACCACATCTCGGCCTGGGCGAGCTCCTCGCCCCGCTCCGCCGGCCTGCCCAAAGCCGTCTCCAGCGAGTTCATTGCCGGTGGGCGGGTGGGTCTTTCCAAGCCTGCGGCCCTCTCCAAGCCGGAGCCGGAGGAGCAGCCCCTCTTCGGGAGGTCCCTCGGCCTGCCGGGCTCCAGCGGCTCCTGCGACTCGCTGCCCGGCTGCTCGGGCCGGGGCCCGGAGCACGGCGCGTTCCG CATCACAGTGGTCACCTGGAATGTGGGCACAGCCATGCCCCCAAATGATGTGACATCCCTGCTGCACCTCAACACAGGAGAGACAAATGATGCAGATATGATCGCCATTGG GCTGCAAGAGGTGAACTCTAAGATAAACAAGCGCCTGAAGGATGCCCTCTTCACAGATCAGTGGAGTGAGCTCTTCATGGATGTGCTGAGCCCCTTCCACTTTGTCCTG GTCAGCACAGTACGGATGCAAGGTGTGATCCTGCTGGTATTTGCCAAGTACTACCACCTCCCCTTCCTGCAGGACATCCAGACAGACTGCACGAGGACAGGGCTGGGAGGCTACTGG GGCAACAAGGGTGGGGTGAGCGTTCGTCTCTCAGTCTTTGGCCACATGATCTGCTTCCTGAACTGCCACCTGCCAGCACACCTGGAGAAGGCAGAGCAGCGCAAGGAGGACTTTGCTACCATACTGCACATGCAGCAATTCGACGGGCATGCAGCCAGCGGAATCCTGGACCACGA CCTCGTGTTCTGGTTTGGGGACCTCAACTTCCGTATTGAGAGTCTTGACATCCGTTTTGTGAAGTACGCCATCGACAGCAACATCCTGAGCCAGCTCTGGGAGAAGGACCAG ctgaACATTGCCAAGAGCACCTGGCCTGTCCTCAGTGGCTTTCAGGAGGGACCCCTGAACTTCCCACCCACCTTCAAATTTGATGTGGGCACCAACAAGTACGACAGCAG TGCCAAGAAGCGAAAACCCGCTTGGACTGACCGCATCCTCTGGAAGATCAAATCTCCCAGTGCTGGGCTCGGTGCTGGTGGGCGCCGGCCCAGCCGGAGCATCCTGTCAGTGAGCCAGCTCTGCTACTGCAGCCACATGGAGTACACGGTCAGCGACCACAAGCCAGTAGCTGCCATCTTTGCAGTGCAG TTTGTTTCCAAGGCAGACAAGCCCCTGGTTGAGATTTATGTTGCTGACGAATGGAGCAGGCCCGAGCAAGCAGTTGTCAGGTACAAGATGGCTGCTGGCTTCCACCGGAGCTCCTGGGACTGGATAGGACTCTACCGG GTGGGCTTTCGACACCCTAAAGACTATATGTCCTATGTCTGGGCCAGGAGTGATGATGGAGAGCGCtgcctggagaagcagctgtgtGCACAG GTGGTGTTCTCGGAGGAGGCACTGCCCAAGGGGAAGGGCGAGTACATCCTTGGGTACTACAGCAACACCTCCAGCAGCATCGCTGGTGTGACGGAGCCCTTCCAG TGA
- the INPP5J gene encoding phosphatidylinositol 4,5-bisphosphate 5-phosphatase A isoform X1 — protein sequence MEPARRGSADQGSAAASGSRAGPPRGPGPAASPARPVPFVPGGSARPRPDSGAAVPFLGGGGVVPGGRRRSRPDCSGDLFPYGCPRPAGSQRGEPEESVPGWAAKPLPLEVGRAQPEGAGGSHAFSLPTLLPPSPAAPPARPAVPSPAAPGPALGWPAFPELGPLEQAAAGRPLPTERREMLPKAESSDHISAWASSSPRSAGLPKAVSSEFIAGGRVGLSKPAALSKPEPEEQPLFGRSLGLPGSSGSCDSLPGCSGRGPEHGAFRITVVTWNVGTAMPPNDVTSLLHLNTGETNDADMIAIGLQEVNSKINKRLKDALFTDQWSELFMDVLSPFHFVLVSTVRMQGVILLVFAKYYHLPFLQDIQTDCTRTGLGGYWGNKGGVSVRLSVFGHMICFLNCHLPAHLEKAEQRKEDFATILHMQQFDGHAASGILDHDLVFWFGDLNFRIESLDIRFVKYAIDSNILSQLWEKDQLNIAKSTWPVLSGFQEGPLNFPPTFKFDVGTNKYDSSAKKRKPAWTDRILWKIKSPSAGLGAGGRRPSRSILSVSQLCYCSHMEYTVSDHKPVAAIFAVQFVSKADKPLVEIYVADEWSRPEQAVVRYKMAAGFHRSSWDWIGLYRVGFRHPKDYMSYVWARSDDGERCLEKQLCAQVVFSEEALPKGKGEYILGYYSNTSSSIAGVTEPFQISLPRSEEGSSPTDSSGSSSEEEDDSTLVLLAPKSRSPSPGKMKGHRSRSPSLAKFQGLILRPSSRDRGTSRSPSPQSRRGLPRDIPTIHLPQEEPGHRGAKAKEPGGQAADTHEGSSFYQTAQEQGGPWRVPADNPLARADPRNLGLLPALRLEMIDQALGQQRENTDQGCPCQRMSPTSPLGCSTSPKEGSSPQERDSHSCAMGH from the exons ATGGAGCCGGCCCGGCGGGGCAGCGCGGACCAGGGCTCGGCCGCCGCCTCGGGGTCCCGGGCCGGCCCCCCGCGGGGCCCCGGGCCCGCCGCCTCCCCCGCACGGCCGGTGCCCTTCGTCCCTGGGggctcggcccggccccggCCTGACAGCGGAGCGGCTGTGCCATTCCTCGGGGGTGGCGGCGTTGTCCCGGGCGGCCGTCGGCGCTCCCGGCCGGACTGCTCCGGCGACCTTTTCCCCTACGGCTGCCCCCGGCCCGCGGGGTCACAGCGCGGTGAGCCCGAGGAGAGCGTCCCGGGCTGGGCTGCCAAGCCCCTGCCGCTGGAGGTGGGCCGGGCCCAGCCGGAGGGAGCCGGCGGGTCCCACGCCTTCTCGCTGCCGACCCTGCTGCCGCCCAGCCCGGCTGCGCCCCCGGCCCGTCCAGCCGTGCCGTCCCCGGCGGCTCCCGGCCCGGCACTGGGCTGGCCCGCCTTCCCCGAGCTCGGTCCCCTGGAGCAGGCAGCCGCTGGGAGACCGCTGCCCACCGAGCGGAGGGAGATGCTTCCCAAGGCGGAGTCCAGCGACCACATCTCGGCCTGGGCGAGCTCCTCGCCCCGCTCCGCCGGCCTGCCCAAAGCCGTCTCCAGCGAGTTCATTGCCGGTGGGCGGGTGGGTCTTTCCAAGCCTGCGGCCCTCTCCAAGCCGGAGCCGGAGGAGCAGCCCCTCTTCGGGAGGTCCCTCGGCCTGCCGGGCTCCAGCGGCTCCTGCGACTCGCTGCCCGGCTGCTCGGGCCGGGGCCCGGAGCACGGCGCGTTCCG CATCACAGTGGTCACCTGGAATGTGGGCACAGCCATGCCCCCAAATGATGTGACATCCCTGCTGCACCTCAACACAGGAGAGACAAATGATGCAGATATGATCGCCATTGG GCTGCAAGAGGTGAACTCTAAGATAAACAAGCGCCTGAAGGATGCCCTCTTCACAGATCAGTGGAGTGAGCTCTTCATGGATGTGCTGAGCCCCTTCCACTTTGTCCTG GTCAGCACAGTACGGATGCAAGGTGTGATCCTGCTGGTATTTGCCAAGTACTACCACCTCCCCTTCCTGCAGGACATCCAGACAGACTGCACGAGGACAGGGCTGGGAGGCTACTGG GGCAACAAGGGTGGGGTGAGCGTTCGTCTCTCAGTCTTTGGCCACATGATCTGCTTCCTGAACTGCCACCTGCCAGCACACCTGGAGAAGGCAGAGCAGCGCAAGGAGGACTTTGCTACCATACTGCACATGCAGCAATTCGACGGGCATGCAGCCAGCGGAATCCTGGACCACGA CCTCGTGTTCTGGTTTGGGGACCTCAACTTCCGTATTGAGAGTCTTGACATCCGTTTTGTGAAGTACGCCATCGACAGCAACATCCTGAGCCAGCTCTGGGAGAAGGACCAG ctgaACATTGCCAAGAGCACCTGGCCTGTCCTCAGTGGCTTTCAGGAGGGACCCCTGAACTTCCCACCCACCTTCAAATTTGATGTGGGCACCAACAAGTACGACAGCAG TGCCAAGAAGCGAAAACCCGCTTGGACTGACCGCATCCTCTGGAAGATCAAATCTCCCAGTGCTGGGCTCGGTGCTGGTGGGCGCCGGCCCAGCCGGAGCATCCTGTCAGTGAGCCAGCTCTGCTACTGCAGCCACATGGAGTACACGGTCAGCGACCACAAGCCAGTAGCTGCCATCTTTGCAGTGCAG TTTGTTTCCAAGGCAGACAAGCCCCTGGTTGAGATTTATGTTGCTGACGAATGGAGCAGGCCCGAGCAAGCAGTTGTCAGGTACAAGATGGCTGCTGGCTTCCACCGGAGCTCCTGGGACTGGATAGGACTCTACCGG GTGGGCTTTCGACACCCTAAAGACTATATGTCCTATGTCTGGGCCAGGAGTGATGATGGAGAGCGCtgcctggagaagcagctgtgtGCACAG GTGGTGTTCTCGGAGGAGGCACTGCCCAAGGGGAAGGGCGAGTACATCCTTGGGTACTACAGCAACACCTCCAGCAGCATCGCTGGTGTGACGGAGCCCTTCCAG ATCTCCCTGCCCAGGTcggaggagggcagcagccccacagacagctcaggcagcagctcagaagaGGAGGATGACAGCACACTTGTCCTGCTGGCCCCCAAATCCcgcagccccagcccaggcaaGATGAAAGGGCACCGGAGCCGAAGCCCCAGCCTGGCCAAGTTCCAGGGCCTCATCCTGCGGCCATCAAGCCGGGACAGGGGTACAAGCCGCAGCCCTTCACCCCAGAGCCGCCGAGGCCTCCCCAGGGACATCCCCACCATCCACCTGCCCCAGGAGGAGCCAGGGCACCGTGGAGCCAAAGCCAAGGAGCCAGGAGGGCAGGCGGCTGACACCCACGAGGGCAGCTCCTTCTACCAGACTGCACAGGAGCAGGGTGGCCCCTGGCGTGTCCCTGCAGACAACCCCCTGGCCAGGGCTGACCCCAGGAACCTGGGCCTGCTACCTGCGCTTCGCCTGGAGATGATTGACCAGGCCCTGGGCCAACAGAGGGAGAACACAGACCAGGGCTGCCCCTGCCAGAGGATGAGCCCCACCagccccctgggctgcagcacctccccaaaggagggaagCAGTCCCCAGGAGCGTGACAGCCATAGCTGTGCCATGGGCCACTGA
- the SELENOM gene encoding selenoprotein M isoform X1 has protein sequence MRRAVSMPMSPSLPMSLSLLLAALALGDGSRPPELREGKLRDLARGKVETCGGURLNRLREVKAFVTQDIPLYHNLEMKHLPGADPELVLLSHRYEELERIPLSDMTREEINQLVQDLGFYRKETPDAPVPEEFQFAPARPLPTLLPHQAPAGGSKTPPDRDQGEHPDL, from the exons ATGCGGCGGGCGGTGTCGATGCCGATGTCGCCGTCGCTGCCGATGTCGCTGTCGCTGCTTTTGGCGGCGCTCGCGTTGGGGGACGGATCGAGACCTCCCGAGCTCCGCGAGGGCAAACTGCGGGACCTGGCCAGGGGCAAGGTGGAG ACCTGCGGCGGGTGACGGCTGAACCGCCTGAGGGAG GTGAAGGCCTTCGTCACCCAGGACATCCCCCTCTA CCATAACCTCGAGATGAAACACCTGCCTGGTGCTGACCCTGAGCTTGTGCTTCTCAGCCACCGATatgaggagctggag AGAATCCCCCTGAGTGACATGACACGGGAGGAGATCAACCAGCTGGTGCAGGATCTGGGCTTCTACCGCAAGGAAACACCTGATGCCCCCGTGCCTGAGGAGTTCCAGTTTGCCCCTGCTAGGCCTCTGCCAACCCTGCTTCCCCACCAAGCTCCAGCTGGTGGTAGCAAGACACCACCCGACCGTGACCAGGGAGAACACCCAGACCTCTAG
- the SELENOM gene encoding selenoprotein M isoform X2: MRRAVSMPMSPSLPMSLSLLLAALALGDGSRPPELREGKLRDLARGKVEVKAFVTQDIPLYHNLEMKHLPGADPELVLLSHRYEELERIPLSDMTREEINQLVQDLGFYRKETPDAPVPEEFQFAPARPLPTLLPHQAPAGGSKTPPDRDQGEHPDL; encoded by the exons ATGCGGCGGGCGGTGTCGATGCCGATGTCGCCGTCGCTGCCGATGTCGCTGTCGCTGCTTTTGGCGGCGCTCGCGTTGGGGGACGGATCGAGACCTCCCGAGCTCCGCGAGGGCAAACTGCGGGACCTGGCCAGGGGCAAGGTGGAG GTGAAGGCCTTCGTCACCCAGGACATCCCCCTCTA CCATAACCTCGAGATGAAACACCTGCCTGGTGCTGACCCTGAGCTTGTGCTTCTCAGCCACCGATatgaggagctggag AGAATCCCCCTGAGTGACATGACACGGGAGGAGATCAACCAGCTGGTGCAGGATCTGGGCTTCTACCGCAAGGAAACACCTGATGCCCCCGTGCCTGAGGAGTTCCAGTTTGCCCCTGCTAGGCCTCTGCCAACCCTGCTTCCCCACCAAGCTCCAGCTGGTGGTAGCAAGACACCACCCGACCGTGACCAGGGAGAACACCCAGACCTCTAG